A window of Marinobacter halotolerans genomic DNA:
TTGCCCATGCACAGGGAGCAGCCCGGCATCTCGGTGCGCACACCGGCGGTGCCGTAGATGTTGAAGTAGCCTTCTTCCATCAGCTGCGCCTGATCCATCTTGGTGGGAGGAGACATCCACAGACGGGTTTTCAGGGGCTCCTTGTTCTGTGCCAGCAGTTTGCCGGCGGCACGGAAGTGACCGATGTTGGTCATGCAGGAACCAATGAACACTTCGTCCACCTTGTCGCCAGCCACTTCGGACAGGGTGCGGGCATCGTCCGGATCGTTCGGGCAGCAGACGATCGGCTCCTTGATCTCGGCCAGGTCGATTTCCACCACATGCGAGTACTCGGCGTCTTTATCAGCACGCATGAGCTTCGGATCGGCAATCCACTCTTCCATCTGCTGGGCACGACGCTCCAGGGTACGGGGATCGCCATAGCCTTCGGCAATCATCCAGCGCAGCATGGTGATGTTAGAGCGCAGGTATTCAGCCACGGACTCTTCCGACAGGTTGATGGTGCAACCGGCGGCGGACCGCTCAGCAGAGGCGTCAGACAGCTCGAACGCCTGCTCAACGGTCAGGTGCTCAAGGCCTTCGATTTCCAGGATGCGACCGGAGAACTCGTTGATCTTGCCTTTCTTCTCAACGGTCAGCAGGCCCTGCTTGATGCCGTAAAGCGGAATGGCGTGTACCAGGTCACGCAGGGTGATGCCCGGCTGCATTTCGCCCTTGAAGCGAACCAGAACCGATTCCGGCATATCCAGCGGCATAACGCCGGTGGCCGCGGCAAATGCCACCAGGCCGGAACCGGCCGGGAAGGAGATGCCCATCGGGAAACGGGTGTGGGAGTCACCACCGGTACCGACGGTGTCCGGCAGCAGCATGCGGTTCAGCCAGCTGTGAATGATACCGTCGCCCGGACGCAGAGAAACACCGCCACGGGTGCGGATGAAGTCGGGCATGGTGTGCTGCATTTCCACGTCTACCGGCTTTGGATAGGCGGCGGTGTGACAGAAGGACTGCATGACAAGATCGGCCTGGAAGCCCAGACACGCCAGGTCTTTCAGCTCGTCGCGGGTCATCGGGCCGGTAGTGTCCTGGGAGCCCACGGTGGTCATGTGTGGCTCGCAGTAGGTGCCGGGACGAACGCCCTTGCCTTCTTCCAGGCCACAGGCCTTGCCGACCATCTTCTGGCCCAGGGTAAAGCCCTTGGTGCCCGCTTCCGGATCGTCCGGCAGGCGGAAGATGTCTGTGGCGCCCAGGCCCAGCGCAGTGCGTGCCTTGGCAGTCAGGCCACGGCCGATGATCAGCGGGATACGGCCGCCGGCCTGGACTTCGTCCAGGATCACATCGGATTTGAAACCGAATTCGGAGATGGTTTCGCCGGCTTCGTTCAGGATTTTGCCTTCGTAGGGACGGATTTCGATCACGTCGCCCATGTTCATATCGTCAACCGGCGCTTCGAATACCAGCGCGCCGGCGTCTTCCATGGTGTTGAAGAAGATCGGGGCAACCTTGTTACCGATACAGACACCGCCGGCACGCTTGTTGGGCACACCCGGGATGTCATCACCGAAGAACCACAGAACCGAGTTGGTGGCAGACTTCCGTGAGGAGCCAGTGCCAACCACGTCGCCAACGAAGGCAACCGGGTAACCTTTCGATTTTATTTCGTCAATCTGGCTCATCGGGCCGGTAACGCCTTGCTCTTCCGGCTTCAGGCCATCGCGTTCCATTTTATAGGCAGCACGGGCGTGCAGCGGGATATCCGGGCGGGACCAGGCATCCGGGGCCGGGGACAGGTCGTCGGTGTTGGTCTCGCCGGTGACCTTGAACACCACCATTTTGGTGCTCTCGGGAACCTTTTTCTTGTTGGTGAACCACTCGGCGCTGGCCCAGGATTCGATCACGTCTTTGGCGACGGCGTTGCCGGCGTCCATTTTTTCTTTAACGTCGTTGAACGCATCGAACATCAGCAGCGTGTGCTTGAGTTCCTTGCCGGCCAGCTCGGCCAGTTCGCTATCGTCCAGAAGGTCAACCAGAGTGGCGATGTTGTAGCCGCCCTGCATCATGCCCAGCAGCTGCACGGCCTTCTTTTTGTCGATCAGCGGGGAAGTCGCTTCACCTTTGACAATGGCGGACAGGAAAGCAGCTTTTACGTAGGCGGCTTCGTCAACGCCGGGCGGAATGCGGTTTTCCAGCAGGTAAACCAGAGTTTCTTCCTCGCCCGTTGGCGGGTTTTTCAGAAGGTCGACCAGGGCCGCGGTCTGCTCGGGGTTCAAAGGCTTGGGGGGAATGCCCAGGGCTTCTCTTTCAGCAACGTGTTCACGATAGGCTTCTAACACGATAGGGGTCCTCATCAGTTGGAATGTCCCGCTCGGTCGGCGTCGTTGCCTGGCGGGAGTTTTATGGTGGAAAAGGCGTCAAGTTGGCGCTGCATTCTATAGGAAAGCCCCGGCGAAGTTAAGCTGGACGTTAGTGTGCTGCTTGCGCTGAATCCGCCTGCCGAGAGGTCGGAGCGGCTCCTGAGGTCGTGTATACTGCCCACCCCGAATTGCTGAACCGTTGCGAGCTATGAACGAAGCACTGACCGCCATCCATGAATTCCTGCCCTGCAGAACGCCCTTGCGCTGGATAGAAAACGCGCTGGCCAACCAGGATCTGATGCTGATTGATCACGCCCACTGCGAGAAAAAGGCGGCCTCCACAGCACTCAGCCTGATGTATCGCTATGTCGACAATCCGGACCTGCTCAACAAGATGTCCCGTCTGGCCCGGGAAGAGCTGCGTCATTTCGAGCAGGTTCTGGCCATCATGAAAAAGCGCGGGGTCACCTACGATCACCTGACGCCTGCCCGTTATGCTGCGGGACTGCGCAAAGAGGTGAGGGCGGAAGACCCGGGCCGGCTGGTGGATGTGCTGATTGTCGGGGCCATTATCGAAGCCCGTTCCTGCGAGCGGTTTGCCGCATTGGCACCGCATCTTGACAGCACACTGGCGGATTTCTACAACGGGCTGCTGAAATCCGAAGCGCGCCACTATCAGGATTACCTTACTCTGGCGGAGCGTGCCGCGGGCGGCCCGGTGGATGATCGGGTGGAGGCTTTTCTGGCCATTGAAAAGTCGCTGGTTGAATCCCCCGATACCGAATTCCGGTTTCACAGCGGCCCGATCTGACGGGGTAAGCTATTCCGGCAGGGGCGGGTCCTCCAGCTGTTCACATAGATCAATCCAGCGATCAATTCCGGCACTGCGATACTTCTGTTTATGCAGAATGAAATAGAAGGTCCTGTCGAACTTGCGATAGGCTGGTACGCTCAGCGGAACCAGGCTTTTCCGTCGAAACGCGTCCGCCAGACAGACCCGCGAGAGGCAGCCAATGCCGAGATTGGCCTCCACCGCCCGCTTGATGGCCTCCGTGTGTTCCAGTTCCAGCAGGATGTTCAGGTCCGGCAGTAGTCCGTGCATGCCTCTTTCGAAGGTCTGACGGGTGCCCGAGCCCTGTTCCCGCATAACCCAGGTGGCCTGCCTCAGGTCTTCGTCGTTCAGGTCCTTTTTGGCGGCCAGTGGATGCCTGGGTGAACAGAAAACCACCAGCTCGTCCCCGCGCCAGGGCACGACATTCAGCTCTGTTGATTGCAGCTCGCCCTCAATCAGCCCTATGTCCAGTTCAAAATCGCTGACCCGTTTGGCGATGGTGCGCGTATTCGCCACTTCCAGGGAGACCCGGGGATGGGTGGGGGCGCTCATATAACGGGCCATCACCCCGACAGCCAGATAGTTCCCGATGGTCAGGGTAGCGCCGACTTTGAGGGCGCCCACCTCGGTATGCTGGCTGAAGGCCTGCTCCAGTTCACCGGACTGGGCCAGCAGGGCCTCGACCTTGGGCCGATACAGTCGGCCAAGTTCATTGAGCTGAAGCCGTTTCCCGACCCGATCGAAAAGCTGGATATCAAACTGGTTTTCCAGTTCCTTCAACGCGCTGCTGGCGGCGGACTGGGACATGGCCAGGGAGTCTGCTGCTTTGGTAATGTTCTGGTAGTGAGCGGCAGCCAGAAAAACTTCGAGTTGTCGGAAGCTGAACTTCATAATCGATAATTCCGAATAAGGTTATGAGAATATCCCATTTTGTCGATAGGTTACTCCCGCGTTATCATTAGGACAATAGAGTTTCACATTTAACCGGTAAACAGACGGGCAGAATCATGAGCAACCTGAACAAAGAGCGTGTAACAAGTGTTCGTCACTGGAACGACACACTCTTCAGCTTCACGACAACCCGAGACCCGGGGTTTCGTTTCAAGAACGGTCATTTCACCATGATCGGCCTGGAGACGGACGGCAAGCCGCTAATGCGCGCCTACAGTATTGCCAGTGCAAACTATGAAGAAGAGCTGGAGTTCTTTTCCATCAAGGTACAGGACGGCCCGCTGACTTCCCGCCTGCAGAAGATCGAGGTGGGCGATGAAATCATGGTCAGCCGCAAGCCTACCGGCACCCTGATTGCCGACAACCTGCTGCCGGGCAAGAACCTGTGGATGATCAGTACCGGCACCGGGCTGGCGCCGTTTATCAGCATTATCAAGGATCCCGAGATCTACGAGGCATTTGACAATGTCATCGTCACTCACGGGGTGCGTTACAAATCGGAACTGGCCTATCAGGACGAAATTGAAGACCTGCCGAACAACGAATTCTTCGGTGAAATGGTTGATGGCAAGCTGAAATATTATCCGACGGTGACCCGGGAAGACTTCCGCAATACCGGTCGTCTGACCGATGCCATGGAAAGCGGCAAGCTGACCAGCGACCTGGGGCTTCCGGATTTCGATCTGGAGAATGACCGGTTCATGGTCTGCGGAAGCCCGGCCATGCTGAAAGACACCTGTGCCATTCTTGATCGGATGGGATTTCAGGAAGCCCGTCAGGGGCATCAGGGTCATTACGTGATTGAACGGGCGTTTGTGGAGAAGTAAAGTCTGCAGATATTTCGTTCATTAACGCTACTGCCGTTCATAAAACCCCCGGGGCTGCCACTCCGGGGGTTTTTGTTTCCGGTGCAAAAAAGGTCTGATCATGATTCACTGGATTTATCTGATGATTGCCATCTTTGCCGAAGTACTCGGCACCTCCTTCCTCAAACAGGCGGAGGGGTTCACCCGCTTCTGGCCGTCACTGACGGTGGTCGTATCTTATGTAGTTGCGTTCTATTTTCTGTCGCTTACTCTTAGAACTCTGCCGATCGGTATTGCTTATGCGGTCTGGGCCGGCGCCGGGGTGGCGCTGATTGCGCTTGTGGGATCGGTGTTTTTCGGTCAGCAACTGGATGTGCCTGCGCTGGCCGGTATTGCCCTTATTGTGGCAGGGGTTACTGTGATCAACCTCTTTTCATCCGCTGTCTGACCGAGGTGAAGCCTTGAGAAAAGCGTTCTGGGTTTTTCTGCTGGCGCTACTGGTGGCCGTTGTAGTGAGTTATCAATCGGAGCCAGTGCCGGTGGATCAACGGCTGATAGCCATCCACGCCCAGGAAAAACTGGATGGTTTCAGCGGGCTGAAAGACGAACCCATCGAGCTCAAGGCGGCGGTGATCGATCTGGGCGACGACCCGCTTCTGCTGCTGAAGGCTCGCGCAGCCCTGATGGTCTATCCGGAGATGGCCCGGGCCATTTTCCCTCTTTACGCTTCCGAGCCGGAGTTCCAGCGCGTGCTTCGTCTCTACGGCGAGCATGCCCTGCCGCCAATTTATTATTACCTGCGCAATTCTGTGAGCACGGTAGAGTGGATGAACAGCACATCAATCCAGTTCCGGCGGGCCCGCGACTATTTCCGCAGTCTGGGTGAGCAGTCAAGTGATACGCCATCGCAGCAGCCGGACGCTGGCCCCCTCGCACCCGCGGAGCGAGGCTGGTACGCCATTAACTTTATTGATCGTGAGGGTGCGGATTTTCTGGGGCAGTTCCAGGTGGGCCCGGATGGCGAAGTGCAGTGGATCCAGACCGAGAGGATCACCGAAGGTGTCACCGGATTTTTCACCGGCGGTATTCGCCAGCTTGAGTCCAGCTACCGTGCCGACGGAGATGTAACGGCCAGCGAGATTGGCTGGGCGTCGGTGGACGTGCTGGTTTTTGCCAGTGCGGTCAAGTTTCTTCGGGCCGGGCGCGCGGTGGCGAAAACCACCCAGGGCGCCCGGGTATCCACACGCTCAGCGGCGTTGGCGGCTCGAATGACTGGCAGCGCGAGGATTTTGCTGTCCAGCGCACGATACGCCAAATGGCCGGCGGTGATCGGGGTAGGCTACCTGGTGGTGACACACCCGAGCCTGATCAGTGATTTTTTTGCCTCCACCGCTGAGGTTCTGGGGCTGCCGCCCCTTACGATGCAGATTGCCGGTTGGTCGCTGCTTCTGATTCCCGCTTTCTACGTTCTCAGTTGGCTGCTTGTGCCATTGACCGGCCTGCTGCGGGGGCTGACCGGCCTGGTTATCTGGCTGAGAGGTCGGCGTCAGCGTGCAACGTTCTGAATCGTTTTGCGTTTTACTGGTGATGCTGATCCTGTGCGGGTGTTCGGAAAACCCGGGCGAAAGGCAGCTTAACTTCGGGCCGGGCGGCAAACCACTTGATCAGGCATCCCTCGACTGGATTGGTAGTCAGGTCTTCCACAACGAGTGCGCGGGCAAAGAAGCGTGCCTGGTGCACTGGAATCAGGGCGAAGCCTTCCCTTCTCTTGGGATAGGCCACTTCATCTGGTATCCCGCCGGTGTCGAAGGGCCGTTCGTCGAGAGCTTTCCCGCAATGATCGACTACCTGTCTGCACAGGGCGCAGATCTTCCCAGCTGGCTGGCTACCTTGCAGCCTTTTGATGCCCCGTGGGCCGATCGGCAGGCCATGCTACAAAAGTCTGATAGCGGGCAACGTGATGAGTTGCAAGACTTTCTGGCGTCGACCAAGGGCCTGCAGGCGGGTTTTCTGGTGCAGCGTGCGAACGAGTCGCTGGGTCGGATTGTGGCAGCAGTGCCCGCGGCTGAGCGGGCAGGCCTGTCGGACCGAATTCGCAGCCTGATGGCCACACCCGGCGGGGTGTATGCCCTGATTGACTATGTCAATTTCAAAGGCGAAGGGTTGGCGGCCACGGAACGCTACAAAGATGAAGGCTGGGGCCTGCTTCAGGTTCTGCAAGGCATGGACCAGGGTGAGGCGGACAGCTCGCTGCAGTCTTTTCGGGAGTCCGCTGAACGGGCGCTCACGCGGCGTGCCAATAATGCCGATAGAGCCATTGAAAAAGAACGTTGGCTGGCGGGCTGGCTGAATCGTCTGGCCTCTTACCGTGAGCCGGAATAGTATAGGCCTGAGGCATCAGGCAAGAAGCCTCACAAGGCGGAAATGCAAAGAAAAATTGCCGAAAACTGGTTGATTTCGCTTTGCGCTTCTACTTTGTAATAGAGCGTTTTGAAAGATGACCCCAAAACGCCGAAGCGTGCGCTGAACTGAGGCGTTGAGTGCACAGTTTTGTGGCCTGATTCACAAAACAGAATGGACTGAGATTAAAAAAATTAACAAAAACATTGAGATGCATTTGTGGCTCGTTAGTTGCTGGGCAGTTTGTGCTTCTCAAACCCACGGATTTCGGAGAAATGATAATGAATAAGACCAAGTCAATTGCCGCAGGTGCAGTAATGCTGTGCGGTGTCCTGGCAGTGCCATTTGCCAGTGCTGCGACAACTCTTGAAAGTGTAAAAGAAAAGGGGCACCTGCAGTGTGGCGTGACCAGCGGTCTGCCAGGCTTCTCCCAGCCGGATAGCGAGGGCAACTGGACCGGTATCGACGTTGACACCTGTCGCGCGGTTGCCGCTGCCATTTTCGGCGATGCACAGGCGGTCGAGTTTACGCCACTGACTGCCAAGGAGCGTTTTACCGCGCTGCAGTCCGGTGAGATTGACATGTTGTCCCGGAATACCACCTGGACACTGACGCGGGATGCGTCGCTTGGCCTGAACTTCGCAGGCGTTAACTACTACGACGGCCAGGGCTTCCTGATCAAGAAAGAGCTTGGTGTTAACGATGCAACGGAACTGAACGGTGCAACGATCTGTATCCAGGCAGGCACCACAACAGAGCTGAACCTGTCGGACTATTTCCGTGCCAAGGGCATGGAATACCAGCCAATCGTATTCGATACGTCTGAGCAGACCGTACAGGGCTTCGCCGCCGGTCGCTGTGACGTGCTGACTTCTGACCGTTCGCAGTTGGCGGCATTGCGTTCCAAGTTGCAGGACCCGAGTTCTGCCGAAATCCTGCCGAACACCATTTCCAAAGAGCCTCTGGGCCCCGTGGTTCGTCAGGGTGATGATCAGTGGTTCAATATCGTGAAGTGGGTTCTGTCGGCCCAGATCAATGCCGAAGAACTGGGCGTCACCAGCAGCAATGCTGACCAGATGCTGAAGTCGGACAACCCGAATATTCAGCGTCTGCTGGGTACCGATGGTGATATGGGCGCCAAGCTCGGTCTGCGTGACGATTTTGGATACCAGGCTATCAAGCTGGTTGGTAACTACGGCGAAATGTACGACCGTAACGTTGGCCCGGACACTCCGCTGGGGCTGTCTCGTGGTATCAACGCGCTGTGGACTGAAGGCGGCATCATGTACGCGCCGCCGGTTCGTTAAGACCTGAAAGCGTGCAGCGGGCTGGTCCGGATACGGGCCAGCCCGTTGTGTTCGTGATTTACTTCATCGCGGTACAGCTTTCCGGGATAATTCATGAAAAAACAGACGACTGATTCGAGGCCCTCAGGGCCCAAACCCTGGTACGACCCCCGAATACGCGCACTTTTTTTCCAGATTGTAGCCATTGCCCTTGTTTTCTGGGGCGGCTGGACACTGGTTGATAACACTCTCACCAATATGCAAAGCCGAGGCATCAGTACCGGCTTCGGATTTCTGGAAGAAACGGCAGGCTTCGGCATTATTATGTCGTTGGTGCCCTACGACGCCACCATGACTTACGGCCGAACCTTTGTGGTAGGTCTGATGAATACCTTGCTGGTCTCGGCAATGGGTATCGTCACTGCGACCATTCTCGGTTTTATCATCGGTGTTGCGCGGCTTTCCAGCAACTGGCTGGTGGCCAAGCTTGCGCTGGTCTATATCGAAGTTATTCGTAATATTCCGCTGCTTCTGCAGATCTTTTTCTGGTATTTCGCCGTGCTGGGCAGCCTGCCGTCACCGCGCCAGAGTGTGGAGGTGGCCGGCAGCCTGTTCCTGAACAATCGCGGCCTGTATCTGCCCGAGCCAATTCCCCAGGAGGGTTTTGGCCTGGTCTGGGGCTCAATTCTTGTGGCGATTGTTGCCGTGGTTGGCTTGAGTAAATGGGCAAAGAAACGCCAGCTTGCCACCGGTGAAATTTTTCCCACCTTCCGTGTAGGGCTTGCCATTGTGGTGGTTCTGCCTGTGCTGGCCTACCTGGCAGCCGGCTCTCCTATGACCTGGGACATGCCTGCGCTGAAAGGCTTTAACTTTGGCGGCGGTATCACCATCATTCCGGAGCTGGCGGCTTTGTGGGTTGCGCTGTCTCTCTATACGGCCAGCTTTATCGCCGAAATTGTTCGCTCCGGCATTCTCTCGGTCAGCAAAGGCCAGACAGAGGCCGCAAAAGCCCTGGGCCTGCCCAATGGGCGTATCCTGCGTCTGGTAGTGATCCCCCAGGCAATGCGGGTGATCATTCCGCCGCTGACCAGCCAGTATCTGAACCTGACCAAGAACTCGTCCCTGGCAACGGCCATCGGCTATCCGGATCTGGTGGCTGTGTTCATGGGCACCACCCTCAACCAGACCGGTCAGGCCGTGGAAGTGGTTGCCATTACCATGGCGGTGTATCTCACCATCAGTCTGTTAATTTCCCTGTTTATGAACATCTATAACAGGGCCGTGGCGATTAAGGAGCGATGATGGCTGAGAAAATGATGAGGCCACCAAAATTGGCCATCGGCCCTGTGGCCTGGATGCGCCAGAACCTGTTCTCCAGCTGGCATAACAGTCTGCTGACCATTGTGGTGGGTTATCTGGTAATCACCAACGTCGCGCCGCTTTTCAACTGGCTCTTTTTCGAAGCCACTTTTCGGGGCGACGAGCCCAGTGACTGCACCGGCGCCGGTGCCTGCTGGCTGTTCATTAACGAGCGGCTGAACTTCTTTATTTACGGCTTCTATCCCGACGAACTGCAGTGGCGGGTCGATGTGATGTTCGGCCTGCTGGCGGTTTCGTTTTTGCCCCAGTTCATTGAGCGCTTTCCGGGCCGGAAGTGGTTCGGGATTTTCGGCCTGACCGGGCTACCCCTGATCGGCATCTTCCTGGTTCCGGGCGGCAGTTTTGGGCTCGAAATCGTGCAAAGCAGCAAGTGGGGCGGGCTGATGCTGACGCTGATCCTGGCTTACATCGGGATACTGGCGTCGCTTCCCATCGGGATCGTGCTGGCCCTGGGCCGACGTTCGGAGATGCCGATTATCCGCGGCATCTGCGTGGTATTCATCGAAGTCTGGCGGGCGGTACCGCTGATTACTGTGCTGTTCATGGCATCGGTGATGCTGCCTCTGTTTCTGCCAGAGGGTATGAACTTTGAGAAGCTGATGCGCGCGCTGATCGGCATCACGCTCTGGCAATCGGCCTATATGGCGGAGGTGATCCGTGGTGGTCTGCAGGCGATTCCGCGCGGGCAGTACGAGGCGGCAGATGCTCTGGGCCTGGGCTACTGGAAGAAAACCGGGCTGATCATTCTGCCTCAGGCGCTCAAGATGGTCATTCCGGGCATCGTGAATACCTTCATATCCCTGTTCAAGGACACCACGCTGGTGCTGATTATCGGCCTGTTCGATATTCTCGGCACGGTGCAGTCCACAATTACCGACCCGGCCTGGCAGAACGTTGCTATTGAGGGCTATGTCTTTGTGGCCTTCTGTTTCTGGATCTTCTGCTTTGGCATCTCCCGCTACAGCCAGAACCTTGAACGTAAACTAGATACCGGTCACAAGACCTGATGGGTAACACTATGACAGAACAAACCCAGGTAACCGATTCAAATAATCCGGTGCCAAGCCAGACTGAAAACCAGCCGGATATCATCCGGGTCGAGAATATGAACAAGTGGTACGGCGATTTTCATGTGCTGCGGGATATGAATCTCAATGTCCGCCAGGGTGAGCGGATTGTGATCTGTGGACCGTCCGGTTCCGGCAAATCGACCTTTATCCGTTGCATTAACCGTCTGGAAGAGCACCAGAAGGGCAAGATCATTGTCGATAACATCGAGCTGACGGACGACGTTCGCCACATTGATACGGTGCGTCGCGAAGTCGGCATGGTGTTCCAGCACTTCAATCTGTTTCCGCATCTTACGGTGTTGGAGAACTGCTGCCTGTCGCCGATCTGGGTTCGTAAAACGCCCCGGAAAGAGGCGGAAGCGGCTGCGATGGAATATCTGGAGCGCGTGAAGATTCCGGATCAGGCTAACAAGTTCCCGGGCCAGCTCTCCGGCGGTCAGCAACAGCGGGTGGCGATTGCCCGGGCGTTGTGCATGAAGCCCAAGATCATGCTGTTTGACGAGCCCACGTCGGCGCTGGACCCTGAGATGATCAAGGAAGTGCTGGATGTCATGATTGAGCTGGCGGGCAGCGGTATGACCATGATCTGCGTGACCCACGAAATGGGTTTTGCGAAGACGGTGGCGGACCGGGTGATCTTTATGGACAGCGGGGAAATTGTTGAGGAGGCTCCGCCCCACGAGTTCTTCAACAATCCTCAGGAACCCAGAACCCAGACTTTCCTGAAGCAGATTCTGCAACACTGACTGTGGGGCTGGCCCCCGGGTGGGGGCCTTTTCTTTCGGGAAAAAGAACTCGCTGCGCTCAGACACCTTTGTTCCCTGCAGAAAAGGCCCCCACCCGGGGCCGAAATCAAGCGGTGTTGCAGGTATCTTTTTAAAGAGGATATTTTTGGAGTTTTGGTTTCTCGTCTGAAGTGACCTCCAGCCACCATACGTTTTCGTGCCAGTCGCCGAGTACGATTCGCTTTGCAGGTTCGCCATTGGCGGTCAGGTCATGTTCTGCGGGGCGATGGGTGTGGCCGTGAATCATGTGCTGAACGCCATGGGCTTCCAGTTCACGCACCACTTCGTCCGGCGTCACGTCCATGATGAATTCTTCCTTGCCCTGGTTTTTCGCCATGCTGATTTCCCGCAACTGGCGAGCCATCTGTTTGCGGTCTTCGAGGGGGCGTTGAAGAATCATCTGCTGCCATTTCGGGTCTCGCATGTTTTTGCGGAACTTCTGGTACTCCACATCCGCCGTGCACAGGCTGTCGCCGTGCATCAGCAGGTAGGGCGTGCCGTACAGGTTCACCACGGTGGGGTCATCCAGTAGCACAGCGCCGCATCGGTTGCAGTAGTCCTGACCGATCAGAAAGTCGCGGTTGCCATGCATGAAGTAGATGGCGGTTCCGCTTGCATGGACTTTGCTCAAGGCTGCGGCCACGGTTTCCTGTAGCGGCGTGTGTTCGTCATCCCCGATCCAGGCTTCAAAGAAATCACCCAGGATATAGAGCGCATCGATCCCCATGGTCTTTTTTTTCAGAAAGGCCAGGAACGCGTCAGTGATATCCGGCCGGGACTCTTCCAGGTGCAGGTCGGAAATGAAAACCGTGGTCACGCGGGCTCTCCGTCTCCGGCCACTTCTGCCTTGATGATCACGATGTCTTCCGCCGGCACGTCCTGGTGGCCATCACGCATGGTGGTGGGGACCGAGCGGATTGCGTTTACCGTGTCCTTGCTGTCGACTATTTTGCCGAACACGCAGTAGCCCCAGCCTTCGGCGTTTTTGGCGGTGTGGTCCAGAAAGCCGTTGTTCTCGACGTTGATGAAGAACTGTGCCGTTGCGGAGTGGGGGTCCATGGTGCGGGCCATGGCCACGGCGCCCTGCATGTTGCTCAGGCCGTTGTCGGCCTCGTTCTGGATGGGCTCGCGGGTTTTTCTCGGCTTCATGCCGGGCTCGAAACCGCCGCCCTGAATCATGAAGTTGCTGATGACACGGTGAAAAATCAGGCCGTCGTAGAATCCGTCGCGAACATACTGTTCGAAATTTTTGGCGGTTTCCGGGGCTTTTTCGTAATCCAGTTCGATGTTGATGTCACCGTGGGTGGTTTTCAGCAGAATCATCAGGGCTTCCTGTTAGAAATGGGACTTTTCAAGTGAGCACTATTGTACTCAAGAGTTTGCGAGTGTGCATGAGTTGAGCGGGCATTTATGCGTATAATACGCGGTTTCAGAAACATTCCGATGATTGAGACTGTATGAGCGCCGAGTCAAAGAAAGCCCATAATTTTATCGAGAGCCTGATTGGAGATGCGATTGCCGAGGGCCGGCATTCAGGCCAGGTGGTGACCCGTTTCCCGCCGGAGCCCAACGGCTACCTGCATATCGGTCACGCCAAATCGATCTGCCTGAATTTCGGTATTGCTGAAACCTTCGACGGTGTCTGCACCTTACGATTTGACGACACCAATCCGGAGAAAGAATCCCAGGAATATATTGATGCGATCAAGCAGGATGTTCACTGGCTGGGTTACGAATGGGCCGGTGAGGTGCGTTACGCGTCCGACTATTTCGACGCCATTTATGACTTCGCCGTCGAGTTGATCGAAAAGGGCAAGGCGTATGTCTGCGCTCTGACCGCCGACCAGATGGCAGAGTATCGGGGCACCCTGAAGGAGCCCGGGCAGAACAGCCCCTACCGGGACCGCCCGGTGGAGGAAAATCTGCAGATGTTCCGGGATATGCGTGACGGCAAGTACCAGAACGGTGAGCTGGTGCTTCGGGCGAAAATCGATATGGCATCCCCGAACATCAATCTGCGGGATCCGATCCTCTACCGGATTCGCTATGCCGATCACCACCAGACCGGCGACAAG
This region includes:
- the miaE gene encoding tRNA-(ms[2]io[6]A)-hydroxylase yields the protein MNEALTAIHEFLPCRTPLRWIENALANQDLMLIDHAHCEKKAASTALSLMYRYVDNPDLLNKMSRLAREELRHFEQVLAIMKKRGVTYDHLTPARYAAGLRKEVRAEDPGRLVDVLIVGAIIEARSCERFAALAPHLDSTLADFYNGLLKSEARHYQDYLTLAERAAGGPVDDRVEAFLAIEKSLVESPDTEFRFHSGPI
- a CDS encoding LysR family transcriptional regulator, whose amino-acid sequence is MKFSFRQLEVFLAAAHYQNITKAADSLAMSQSAASSALKELENQFDIQLFDRVGKRLQLNELGRLYRPKVEALLAQSGELEQAFSQHTEVGALKVGATLTIGNYLAVGVMARYMSAPTHPRVSLEVANTRTIAKRVSDFELDIGLIEGELQSTELNVVPWRGDELVVFCSPRHPLAAKKDLNDEDLRQATWVMREQGSGTRQTFERGMHGLLPDLNILLELEHTEAIKRAVEANLGIGCLSRVCLADAFRRKSLVPLSVPAYRKFDRTFYFILHKQKYRSAGIDRWIDLCEQLEDPPLPE
- a CDS encoding ferredoxin--NADP reductase, yielding MSNLNKERVTSVRHWNDTLFSFTTTRDPGFRFKNGHFTMIGLETDGKPLMRAYSIASANYEEELEFFSIKVQDGPLTSRLQKIEVGDEIMVSRKPTGTLIADNLLPGKNLWMISTGTGLAPFISIIKDPEIYEAFDNVIVTHGVRYKSELAYQDEIEDLPNNEFFGEMVDGKLKYYPTVTREDFRNTGRLTDAMESGKLTSDLGLPDFDLENDRFMVCGSPAMLKDTCAILDRMGFQEARQGHQGHYVIERAFVEK
- a CDS encoding DMT family transporter encodes the protein MIHWIYLMIAIFAEVLGTSFLKQAEGFTRFWPSLTVVVSYVVAFYFLSLTLRTLPIGIAYAVWAGAGVALIALVGSVFFGQQLDVPALAGIALIVAGVTVINLFSSAV
- a CDS encoding bifunctional aconitate hydratase 2/2-methylisocitrate dehydratase — encoded protein: MLEAYREHVAEREALGIPPKPLNPEQTAALVDLLKNPPTGEEETLVYLLENRIPPGVDEAAYVKAAFLSAIVKGEATSPLIDKKKAVQLLGMMQGGYNIATLVDLLDDSELAELAGKELKHTLLMFDAFNDVKEKMDAGNAVAKDVIESWASAEWFTNKKKVPESTKMVVFKVTGETNTDDLSPAPDAWSRPDIPLHARAAYKMERDGLKPEEQGVTGPMSQIDEIKSKGYPVAFVGDVVGTGSSRKSATNSVLWFFGDDIPGVPNKRAGGVCIGNKVAPIFFNTMEDAGALVFEAPVDDMNMGDVIEIRPYEGKILNEAGETISEFGFKSDVILDEVQAGGRIPLIIGRGLTAKARTALGLGATDIFRLPDDPEAGTKGFTLGQKMVGKACGLEEGKGVRPGTYCEPHMTTVGSQDTTGPMTRDELKDLACLGFQADLVMQSFCHTAAYPKPVDVEMQHTMPDFIRTRGGVSLRPGDGIIHSWLNRMLLPDTVGTGGDSHTRFPMGISFPAGSGLVAFAAATGVMPLDMPESVLVRFKGEMQPGITLRDLVHAIPLYGIKQGLLTVEKKGKINEFSGRILEIEGLEHLTVEQAFELSDASAERSAAGCTINLSEESVAEYLRSNITMLRWMIAEGYGDPRTLERRAQQMEEWIADPKLMRADKDAEYSHVVEIDLAEIKEPIVCCPNDPDDARTLSEVAGDKVDEVFIGSCMTNIGHFRAAGKLLAQNKEPLKTRLWMSPPTKMDQAQLMEEGYFNIYGTAGVRTEMPGCSLCMGNQARVAAKSTVLSTSTRNFPNRLGDGANVYLTSAELAAVGAVLGKLPSAAEYMEYAKDLNSMSKEIYKYLNFDQMENYTSKASEATVA